The proteins below are encoded in one region of Paenibacillus albus:
- a CDS encoding alpha/beta hydrolase produces MSHSVPLSWREVLINEDEHTITGDVQIMSTFNVPQLQTERRVWIYLPRSYNNGDRSYPVIYMQDGQNVFNQATSWGTEWGVDETLERMGQEDPALEAIVVAIDNGGKERNNEYNFTINAEYGFGGKGAAYAEFLAETLKPYIDSHYRTLPEPEHTMITGSSFGAYIALYTSIRFPDQFGRVGGISFVMWHDNGAIIQLIQQSVISPALRIYLSIGDLETDKPDFNQIAYEHAVQARQTLIAAGVPESRVRFDYVPGGTHHESTWSKLFPEVHRWLLQP; encoded by the coding sequence ATGTCGCATAGCGTTCCATTGTCTTGGAGAGAAGTTCTTATCAACGAGGATGAACACACCATTACCGGTGATGTTCAGATTATGAGCACATTCAATGTTCCGCAGCTGCAGACGGAGCGCCGAGTCTGGATTTATTTGCCGAGAAGCTACAACAACGGGGATCGAAGCTACCCGGTCATCTATATGCAAGACGGACAAAATGTCTTTAATCAAGCGACGTCCTGGGGAACGGAGTGGGGCGTTGACGAGACGTTGGAGCGGATGGGACAAGAGGATCCAGCGCTCGAGGCGATCGTGGTCGCAATCGATAATGGCGGTAAAGAGCGCAACAATGAATATAACTTCACGATCAATGCCGAATATGGCTTTGGTGGCAAAGGAGCGGCATACGCCGAGTTTCTCGCGGAGACGCTCAAGCCTTATATCGACAGTCACTACCGGACATTACCTGAACCGGAGCATACGATGATTACCGGAAGCTCGTTTGGTGCTTATATCGCGCTGTATACCTCGATCCGCTTTCCAGATCAGTTTGGCCGAGTAGGAGGGATTTCCTTCGTCATGTGGCACGACAACGGAGCGATCATCCAATTGATCCAGCAATCGGTCATATCTCCTGCGCTGCGCATCTATCTAAGCATCGGGGATCTCGAAACCGACAAGCCCGACTTCAATCAGATTGCCTACGAGCACGCAGTCCAAGCCCGCCAGACACTAATAGCAGCAGGAGTCCCGGAGAGCCGCGTTCGATTCGATTACGTTCCTGGCGGAACTCACCACGAATCCACTTGGAGCAAGCTGTTCCCAGAGGTGCACCGGTGGCTGCTTCAGCCATAA
- a CDS encoding MerR family transcriptional regulator has translation MTSETAKYTMEEVTERLGITARTLHYYEEIGLLPAVTRSEGRHRLFDEAMLQRIEHILKLKQVLGASLVEIREIMQAEEELDRIRATYYGDGASDEEKDRLLDEAALRLQEIITHIDDKLVKLSTLRQGFSDRLERATRLKHRSE, from the coding sequence ATGACGAGCGAAACAGCAAAATATACGATGGAAGAAGTGACCGAGCGTCTAGGTATTACGGCGCGAACGCTGCATTATTACGAAGAGATTGGCCTGTTGCCTGCCGTAACTCGGTCCGAAGGACGCCATCGCTTGTTCGATGAGGCGATGCTGCAGCGGATTGAGCATATTTTGAAGCTGAAGCAAGTGCTTGGGGCGTCGTTGGTTGAGATCCGCGAAATCATGCAAGCAGAGGAAGAGCTGGACCGTATTCGGGCGACGTACTACGGTGATGGAGCCTCGGACGAAGAGAAGGACCGGCTGCTTGATGAAGCTGCTCTGCGGCTGCAAGAGATAATTACGCACATTGACGATAAGCTTGTAAAGCTGAGCACGCTTAGACAAGGATTCAGTGACCGACTTGAGCGAGCTACTCGATTAAAGCATCGATCAGAGTAA
- a CDS encoding MFS transporter has protein sequence MDQSRKWWILSVTSLGSLLSALNFSTLIIALPDLLKGLHASLLQAMWVMLAYMVAQTVMVLMAGSLADRFGRKRIYIAGMMLFTVVSLVCGFANDAPLLIILRILQGVGGAMVMANSTAIVADAFPREELGKALGINIMVVAVGQIIGPVLGGWLTTAFGWEWTFWFNVPFGVIGVVWGLMVMGVKDDKLAAPKSGGLDRGGVITYVISVTGLLIALTWGPIQSWTSPVVWISGAAFIVFFPVFLICEKKHPNALLHLPLFTNRIFSFGIISATLNAIARMAVMFMLIFYFQGALEKDALVAGIMTIPLAAGMLVVSPLAGSLGDKYGETMPATLGLFLSIFGLAGLALDTGLSTPFWHLAIYMTIISIGSGLFNSPNSSSIMNAAGAKYRGEASGIRSLTTNMGMMLSIAFSMPIVTHSIPHEAMLAIFSGTQVGMNGDKSSLSGFISGLHAVFWFMAALMALAAVMSYMRSNKKAHSLGQSIHPK, from the coding sequence ATGGATCAATCGCGAAAATGGTGGATTTTGTCCGTAACGAGCCTGGGCTCTTTACTATCCGCTCTCAATTTCAGCACACTCATTATTGCACTGCCGGATTTGCTCAAAGGGCTGCACGCCTCACTGCTCCAAGCGATGTGGGTCATGCTGGCTTATATGGTTGCGCAGACCGTAATGGTGCTTATGGCGGGTTCGCTTGCTGACCGGTTCGGACGCAAACGGATCTATATTGCAGGGATGATGTTGTTTACGGTTGTTTCGCTCGTGTGCGGTTTCGCGAATGACGCGCCGCTGCTGATTATACTCCGGATTCTTCAAGGGGTTGGCGGAGCGATGGTTATGGCCAATAGTACCGCGATCGTTGCGGATGCTTTTCCGAGGGAAGAGCTTGGCAAGGCGCTTGGGATTAACATTATGGTTGTCGCTGTCGGCCAAATTATCGGGCCTGTGCTCGGCGGCTGGCTGACGACGGCTTTTGGCTGGGAATGGACCTTCTGGTTTAACGTGCCCTTCGGCGTTATCGGAGTGGTGTGGGGCTTGATGGTCATGGGTGTGAAAGACGACAAGCTTGCAGCTCCGAAGTCTGGCGGGCTTGATCGAGGCGGCGTTATTACGTATGTCATCTCAGTGACCGGTCTCTTGATTGCACTGACGTGGGGGCCGATTCAAAGCTGGACTTCGCCTGTAGTCTGGATTTCCGGCGCAGCATTTATCGTGTTCTTCCCTGTGTTCCTGATTTGTGAGAAAAAGCATCCGAACGCGCTCTTGCATCTGCCGCTGTTCACGAATCGAATCTTCTCCTTCGGGATCATATCCGCGACGTTGAACGCGATTGCCCGGATGGCTGTCATGTTTATGCTGATCTTCTATTTCCAGGGGGCGCTTGAAAAGGATGCGCTAGTCGCGGGCATTATGACGATTCCACTCGCAGCTGGGATGCTCGTCGTTTCGCCGCTTGCCGGCAGCCTTGGAGATAAGTATGGGGAGACGATGCCGGCGACGCTTGGCTTATTCCTTAGTATCTTCGGTCTGGCCGGCTTGGCGCTTGATACCGGGTTGTCGACGCCGTTCTGGCATCTCGCCATCTACATGACGATCATTAGTATTGGTTCGGGGCTGTTCAACTCGCCGAATTCCAGCAGCATTATGAATGCGGCCGGGGCCAAATATCGCGGCGAAGCTTCCGGGATTCGCTCGCTTACGACAAACATGGGCATGATGCTCAGCATTGCATTTTCCATGCCGATCGTGACGCACAGCATTCCGCACGAAGCGATGCTGGCGATTTTCTCAGGAACGCAGGTTGGCATGAACGGCGACAAGTCGTCACTTAGCGGTTTTATTAGCGGCTTGCATGCCGTATTCTGGTTTATGGCTGCTCTAATGGCGCTTGCTGCTGTCATGTCGTATATGCGTTCGAACAAGAAGGCGCACAGTCTGGGTCAGTCGATTCATCCGAAGTAA
- a CDS encoding DMT family transporter yields the protein MPDRSVYMKLWAVSLLWGCNYVASAYMLRDFSPIFLSFARLVVMSLFLLSVAAVNRSMRWPKKREWGLLLLAGISGTLINQLFYFTGLQHSTAGNAALIIALSPIATTLLARIFLKEEFTLPKLAGAVVALTGVICIVLFGGKELGISVGDVYLLLAMLGMSVSLLFIRKLTIAMSSYEVTIYSTVIGTILMTPAVAYEGIAGQLHGSHYAMTWLLLISVAVIGQGITGFWWNRGIAVVGASVSAMFMNIPPFVAIIVSYFVLGDPIKPAQIAGGVLILAGVALSNMKRRAAVSSSAASVDV from the coding sequence ATGCCGGATCGATCCGTATATATGAAATTGTGGGCTGTATCGCTATTATGGGGCTGCAATTATGTGGCAAGCGCATATATGCTGCGCGATTTCTCGCCAATCTTCTTATCGTTTGCACGGCTTGTCGTCATGTCGTTGTTTCTATTGTCCGTCGCGGCTGTCAATCGTTCAATGCGATGGCCGAAGAAGCGGGAATGGGGACTTCTGCTGCTTGCAGGCATATCGGGGACGCTGATTAATCAGCTGTTCTATTTCACGGGCTTGCAGCATTCAACCGCTGGCAATGCGGCTTTGATCATTGCACTGTCGCCGATTGCGACGACGCTGCTGGCACGGATCTTTTTGAAAGAAGAGTTTACTTTGCCGAAGCTGGCAGGTGCAGTCGTCGCATTGACTGGTGTCATCTGCATCGTCTTGTTCGGAGGTAAGGAGCTCGGGATATCGGTGGGGGATGTTTACTTGCTGCTCGCCATGCTAGGGATGTCCGTCAGCCTGCTGTTTATCCGCAAGCTTACCATCGCGATGTCCTCGTATGAAGTGACGATCTATTCCACCGTTATTGGCACGATTCTGATGACGCCTGCAGTTGCGTATGAAGGGATCGCCGGTCAGCTGCACGGCAGCCATTATGCCATGACATGGCTGCTGCTGATTTCGGTTGCTGTCATCGGTCAAGGCATAACAGGCTTTTGGTGGAATCGAGGCATTGCCGTCGTGGGCGCTTCCGTGAGTGCGATGTTTATGAACATTCCGCCGTTCGTTGCGATCATCGTCAGTTATTTTGTGCTTGGCGATCCGATCAAGCCTGCGCAGATCGCCGGCGGGGTCTTGATTCTCGCTGGTGTTGCGCTTAGCAATATGAAGCGGCGGGCGGCGGTATCGTCGTCAGCGGCGAGTGTGGACGTATAA